The proteins below are encoded in one region of Vibrio tubiashii:
- a CDS encoding DUF2913 family protein: MQIKKDFEYYENLHTLICHALLHLLGQVAQSDRHVPVSTRNEILVRFLKPKLKQRTLANVKKDIRMMIQVARSKSGNLEQKLYLLNTKSNQTKLAGAESLYSLLVYLYDELNVESRLFDKEAPIEPGVLYMLEEHLEHCFDNTDQQVAPLSVLIQSEQASELLPHIEQHGQFRAEMKEWQAEQHQAHILLHPVLEASSAVTSAQ; this comes from the coding sequence ATGCAAATTAAAAAAGATTTTGAATACTACGAAAACCTGCACACTTTGATCTGCCATGCGTTGCTTCACTTGCTGGGTCAGGTGGCTCAATCCGATCGCCATGTGCCAGTGAGTACCCGCAACGAAATTTTAGTGCGATTTCTCAAGCCTAAGCTCAAACAGCGAACGTTGGCCAATGTGAAAAAAGACATTCGTATGATGATCCAGGTGGCGCGATCCAAAAGTGGCAATTTGGAACAAAAGCTTTATCTGCTGAACACCAAATCCAATCAAACCAAACTGGCTGGGGCAGAAAGCCTCTATTCGTTGTTGGTTTATCTCTATGACGAGTTGAATGTCGAATCGCGCTTGTTCGATAAAGAGGCGCCCATTGAACCTGGGGTACTCTACATGTTAGAAGAACATCTCGAGCACTGTTTCGATAACACCGACCAACAAGTCGCACCGCTTTCCGTGTTGATCCAGTCAGAGCAAGCGTCAGAGTTATTGCCGCATATCGAGCAGCACGGCCAGTTTCGTGCCGAGATGAAAGAGTGGCAGGCTGAACAGCACCAAGCCCATATTCTGTTGCATCCAGTATTGGAGGCTTCGAGTGCGGTGACTTCTGCTCAATGA
- a CDS encoding YceI family protein gives MKKIIIAFGILVTVACSHAFASDEYRLDKKLSSISFSTIKNQYVIEPASIQPAAGVLSEDGRLSLSLDITTIKTGVSIRDTRLSELYFESALFPKVNIVANLDRALFTTGALHAIIPVDVELYGVKKTLRFPVTIIPTEHYLIASTSSPVMISAKDFGIPSENLATLAKLAGGITISDKTPLNFNLVFIKK, from the coding sequence ATGAAAAAAATAATTATCGCATTCGGCATCCTGGTGACGGTTGCTTGCTCACATGCCTTCGCTTCAGATGAATACCGTCTTGATAAGAAGCTGTCTAGTATCAGTTTTTCGACCATCAAGAATCAGTATGTGATCGAGCCCGCCTCCATTCAACCGGCAGCTGGAGTGTTATCAGAAGATGGCCGCTTGTCGTTGTCTCTCGACATCACAACGATTAAGACTGGGGTTTCGATCCGAGATACTCGCCTATCAGAGCTGTATTTTGAATCGGCCCTTTTTCCTAAAGTGAATATTGTGGCTAACCTTGATCGCGCATTATTCACCACAGGCGCGCTGCACGCGATTATTCCCGTCGACGTAGAATTGTATGGCGTGAAAAAAACGCTCCGTTTCCCTGTCACGATCATACCAACGGAACATTATCTGATCGCAAGTACATCTTCCCCGGTCATGATCAGTGCAAAAGACTTTGGGATCCCAAGTGAAAATTTAGCCACCTTAGCTAAATTGGCAGGTGGCATTACGATTTCAGATAAGACACCATTAAATTTTAATTTGGTGTTTATCAAAAAATAA
- a CDS encoding catalase, translating into MKMSKSFLLITVGLASTSLQAQTLTRDNGAPVGDNQNSITAGENGSVLLQDVHLIQKLQRFARERIPERVVHARGTGAHGEFVASGDFSDLTVSAPFTNKGKVTPVFVRFSTVIHSKGSPETLRDPRGFATKFYTEQGNWDLVGNNLPVFFIRDSIKFPDMVHSLKPSPVNNVQDPNRFFDFFSHEPGATNMLTWLYSNLGTPASYRTMDGFGVHAYKWINKKGDVNYVKFQWKSQQGIESLRPDEVTAMQGKDFNHLTNDLYKEIGLGNYPKWDLYVKVLSPEALNKLDYNGLDATKVWLNVPDQKVGTMMLNRLPENFFLDTEQSAFAPSNLIPGIEPSEDRLLQGRLFSYADTQLYRLGVNLFQLPVNRPLASVNNHNQDGLSNNAKQGHGDVNYEPSRKLALEESTQYKAVETKLVGTVQQKAISNPRNFYQAGVLFRSMSKQDQSDLIANLAGDLNKVMDKDVKETMVSYFYRADKEYGTRLAKATDSNLKQVKNKAMM; encoded by the coding sequence ATGAAGATGTCAAAAAGCTTTTTACTAATTACAGTTGGCTTAGCCAGCACATCTCTACAGGCGCAGACCCTGACAAGAGACAATGGCGCACCAGTCGGTGACAACCAGAATTCAATCACAGCAGGTGAAAACGGAAGCGTATTACTGCAAGACGTTCACCTGATCCAAAAATTGCAGCGTTTTGCCAGAGAGCGAATTCCAGAGCGTGTTGTGCATGCTCGTGGTACAGGTGCTCATGGTGAGTTCGTTGCATCGGGTGATTTTAGTGACTTAACGGTTTCCGCTCCTTTTACTAATAAAGGAAAGGTAACTCCTGTTTTCGTTCGTTTTTCGACCGTTATTCACTCAAAAGGATCACCAGAGACACTTCGCGATCCTCGTGGTTTTGCCACTAAATTTTATACTGAACAGGGTAACTGGGATCTGGTTGGGAACAACCTGCCTGTGTTCTTCATCCGTGATTCAATTAAGTTTCCGGATATGGTGCACTCTCTAAAGCCGTCTCCAGTTAACAACGTTCAGGATCCAAACCGATTCTTTGACTTCTTCAGCCATGAGCCGGGTGCGACCAACATGCTGACTTGGCTATATAGCAACCTAGGCACGCCAGCAAGCTATCGCACTATGGATGGCTTTGGTGTCCACGCTTACAAGTGGATCAACAAGAAAGGCGATGTGAACTATGTGAAGTTCCAATGGAAAAGCCAGCAAGGCATTGAAAGTCTTCGTCCTGATGAAGTGACGGCAATGCAGGGTAAGGACTTCAACCATTTAACCAATGATCTCTACAAAGAAATTGGTCTAGGGAACTACCCTAAGTGGGATCTGTACGTGAAAGTGTTATCGCCAGAAGCCCTGAACAAACTGGATTATAACGGGTTGGATGCAACCAAAGTATGGCTGAATGTACCGGATCAAAAAGTCGGCACTATGATGTTAAACCGCCTCCCAGAAAATTTCTTTTTAGACACTGAACAGTCGGCATTTGCACCGTCAAATTTGATTCCTGGTATCGAGCCATCGGAAGACCGTTTGCTTCAAGGTCGTTTGTTCTCTTATGCAGATACACAGTTGTACCGCTTGGGAGTGAACTTGTTCCAACTGCCAGTAAACCGTCCGTTAGCATCCGTGAATAACCATAATCAAGACGGATTGAGCAACAACGCGAAGCAAGGCCATGGTGATGTGAACTACGAACCAAGCCGTAAACTGGCGCTGGAAGAAAGCACGCAATATAAAGCGGTTGAAACCAAGCTGGTCGGGACTGTTCAACAAAAAGCAATCAGCAATCCTCGCAACTTCTACCAAGCAGGTGTGTTATTCCGCAGCATGAGCAAGCAAGATCAGAGTGATTTGATTGCCAACTTAGCGGGTGACCTAAATAAGGTGATGGATAAAGACGTTAAGGAAACCATGGTGAGCTATTTCTATCGTGCAGATAAAGAGTACGGTACGCGTCTGGCCAAGGCAACAGATAGCAATCTCAAGCAAGTGAAAAACAAAGCGATGATGTAA
- a CDS encoding ankyrin repeat domain-containing protein, whose translation MKTVFLLCAVLLSWSFSLALLAAEDKLEEEYQSLVELFFGAARIGNNEVVDTFVSQGFPIDQRNNQSYTALMVAAYQGNRETVRLLLDSGANACLQDKRGNTALMGALIKREIGIAKDLYQAECSPELRNKAGLNLKEFAEIYGQSNVLKLIQH comes from the coding sequence ATGAAAACTGTGTTTTTGCTCTGCGCCGTTCTGCTCTCTTGGAGCTTCTCGCTAGCCTTATTGGCTGCCGAAGACAAATTGGAAGAGGAATACCAATCTCTGGTTGAACTATTCTTTGGTGCTGCGCGAATTGGCAATAACGAAGTGGTCGATACTTTTGTTTCTCAAGGCTTTCCAATCGACCAACGAAATAATCAAAGTTATACCGCTTTGATGGTGGCAGCGTATCAAGGAAATAGAGAAACCGTTCGCTTGCTGCTCGACTCAGGTGCCAACGCCTGCCTGCAAGATAAGCGTGGTAACACCGCATTAATGGGGGCACTCATCAAACGCGAAATTGGTATAGCGAAAGACCTATATCAAGCGGAGTGCTCGCCAGAGCTGCGCAATAAAGCTGGGCTAAATTTGAAAGAATTTGCCGAGATCTATGGTCAATCCAATGTTCTGAAATTGATTCAACACTGA
- a CDS encoding superoxide dismutase family protein yields the protein MNNTTWLAALTPRVKLDDVKGRVLMVHAGGDNHFDHPAKLGGGGARIVCGVIK from the coding sequence ATGAATAACACCACATGGCTTGCGGCACTGACGCCACGAGTAAAACTTGATGATGTAAAAGGTCGTGTTTTGATGGTTCATGCTGGTGGCGATAATCACTTTGACCATCCGGCGAAACTTGGCGGCGGTGGTGCTCGAATTGTGTGTGGTGTGATTAAGTAA
- a CDS encoding TetR/AcrR family transcriptional regulator, translating to MTKETALIQAQDPNSMLQKSRKVTTKYMTATERETYIIKRSIECFARHGFGVTTRELAKNIGVTQPLIYRYFGSKEALIERVHHEVFVSRWNPQWEIALSDQKQPIEERLINYLEEYTSAILENDWVRLFIFTALSNPEFNKNYTQLLKEKIFFPILSEIRAAHGLDPAPSEIDIEIIWGFHSSFFYMGIRRWIYLMQLPEDINAIIRARVKHFLYGYYALLENSH from the coding sequence ATGACAAAGGAAACAGCACTCATTCAAGCACAAGATCCAAACAGCATGCTCCAGAAGTCGCGAAAAGTTACTACGAAATACATGACTGCAACAGAACGTGAGACTTACATTATCAAACGATCAATCGAATGTTTTGCTCGACATGGGTTTGGCGTAACTACACGTGAATTAGCTAAAAATATCGGTGTTACCCAACCGCTGATATATCGATATTTTGGAAGCAAAGAGGCATTGATTGAACGAGTTCATCATGAAGTGTTTGTTTCTCGCTGGAACCCTCAATGGGAAATTGCACTATCCGATCAAAAACAGCCTATAGAAGAAAGGTTGATCAATTATTTAGAAGAATACACTTCGGCCATTTTAGAAAATGATTGGGTTCGATTGTTCATTTTTACGGCATTAAGTAATCCAGAGTTCAACAAAAACTATACTCAACTTTTAAAAGAAAAAATATTTTTCCCTATCTTAAGCGAAATTAGGGCAGCGCATGGGTTAGATCCAGCCCCTTCAGAAATTGATATTGAAATAATTTGGGGATTCCATTCCAGTTTCTTTTATATGGGGATACGTCGCTGGATCTACCTTATGCAACTACCTGAAGATATTAATGCAATTATAAGAGCACGAGTAAAGCATTTTCTTTATGGATACTATGCTCTATTAGAAAATAGTCATTAA
- a CDS encoding MFS transporter — MTMSKSKNLTEKKLRLFLISVLAIFTSGLSFGLRGAIAGDVQALFLNPIDAANSATLIGQILGVAFLGFSFTLFFGSPLVNIIGIGRMLQLAGVSFVAGTLITMFGPVLVEGDDIYWVFWIGMGLTGIGWGFTESAVNPLTTAIYPKDKTNRLNILHAWWPAGIVVGGVASLGFDAIGVGWQVKFGIILIPTILFLLLIIGVKFPNTERVESGVKFTDMLAEITRRPSFVIWFFAMFLTAATELAPGQWVDITLSHTIGMPGIVILIYISSLMFFMRHSAGFLSKYISNTGLLLVSCILSAIGLYLLSQSVDPYSAIIASTLWGVGVSFLWPTMLASTSERFPRGGEFFLGLMGSAGSLSIYFVLPMMGSVFDTAKLTIAGGGDAFDALDGVALDNVLAKAAQISFQSAAIFPIILVLVFSIIMLYEYRKKHAKTAECFENTQNR, encoded by the coding sequence CGATCTTTACATCGGGGCTCAGTTTTGGCTTGCGTGGTGCTATTGCTGGGGACGTTCAAGCGCTCTTTCTTAATCCAATAGATGCTGCCAACTCTGCAACATTAATAGGTCAAATCCTTGGAGTGGCATTCTTAGGTTTTTCATTTACTTTGTTTTTTGGCAGCCCGCTGGTGAACATAATTGGGATTGGAAGAATGCTGCAGCTAGCCGGTGTGAGTTTTGTAGCGGGGACTCTGATTACTATGTTTGGCCCAGTGTTAGTCGAAGGCGACGATATATATTGGGTATTCTGGATAGGCATGGGATTAACTGGTATCGGGTGGGGTTTTACTGAATCTGCAGTAAACCCTTTAACCACTGCTATTTACCCCAAAGATAAAACGAATAGGCTTAATATATTACATGCTTGGTGGCCTGCTGGTATCGTCGTCGGAGGGGTAGCAAGCCTTGGGTTTGATGCGATTGGAGTCGGGTGGCAAGTCAAGTTCGGAATAATACTCATACCAACAATCTTGTTCTTACTTTTAATCATAGGTGTCAAATTTCCAAATACAGAACGCGTAGAGTCGGGCGTAAAATTTACCGATATGCTGGCCGAAATAACCCGGAGACCGTCTTTTGTTATTTGGTTTTTCGCAATGTTTCTTACTGCTGCGACAGAACTTGCACCGGGACAATGGGTTGATATTACTCTTAGTCATACCATCGGAATGCCAGGGATAGTGATCCTAATCTATATTTCAAGTTTGATGTTTTTTATGCGTCATAGTGCAGGTTTTTTATCAAAATATATTTCTAATACCGGCTTGCTATTGGTGTCTTGTATATTATCAGCGATTGGACTTTATTTACTAAGTCAATCGGTAGATCCGTACAGTGCAATAATAGCCTCAACACTTTGGGGGGTCGGTGTCAGTTTTTTGTGGCCCACTATGCTTGCTAGTACATCTGAGCGCTTTCCTCGTGGTGGTGAATTCTTTTTGGGCTTAATGGGGTCGGCAGGTTCTCTATCGATTTATTTTGTTCTTCCAATGATGGGAAGTGTGTTTGATACAGCGAAGTTGACGATTGCTGGAGGGGGTGATGCTTTTGATGCTCTTGACGGTGTTGCACTTGATAATGTATTGGCTAAAGCTGCGCAAATCTCTTTTCAATCGGCAGCCATCTTTCCAATTATATTAGTACTTGTGTTTAGCATTATTATGCTTTACGAATACAGAAAAAAACACGCTAAGACTGCTGAATGTTTTGAAAATACTCAAAATAGGTGA